A section of the Euwallacea fornicatus isolate EFF26 chromosome 12, ASM4011564v1, whole genome shotgun sequence genome encodes:
- the UQCR-C1 gene encoding mitochondrial-processing peptidase subunit beta yields MASILKFSQSAAKLSKNCNLNKALRKASSSAAEAKQVSLNIPPTKVTTLNNGIRVATEDWGSQTATVGIWIDAGSRYENAKNNGVAHFMEHMAFKGTGKRTQSQLELEIEDLGAQLNAYTSREQTVYYSKCLSKDVSKAVEILADIVQNAKLGESEIERERGVILREMQEVESNLQEVVFDHLHSIAYQGTPLANTILGPTANIRSINSSDLRNYLDNHYKASRIVVAGAGGVSHEELVKLAELNLGKLDNNCTGEVPTLTPCRFTGSEVRVRDDTLPLAHIALAVEGAGWSDPDTLTLMVASTLLGAWDRSQASAKQNATNLARVSAEEDLCHSFQSFNTCYKDTGLWGIYFVAEPLRIDEMVFNIQEEFMRMCNSVTDGEVERAKALLTANTLLPLDTSTAVCEDIGRQLLCYGRRLPPHELIHRISCISARNVRDVMYKYLYDRCPAVAAVGPVEQLPDYARIRSGMYWIRV; encoded by the exons ATGGCGTCCATTCTGAAATTTTCGCAGTCCGCAgccaaattatcaaaaaattgcaaCTTGAATAAG GCCCTAAGAAAAGCATCCAGCTCTGCTGCGGAGGCTAAACAAGTCTCCTTAAACATTCCACCTACCAAAGTTACAACATTAAATAATG GTATTAGAGTTGCCACAGAAGACTGGGGCTCACAAACTGCCACAGTAGGCATTTGGATTGATGCTGGAAGTCGTTAtgaaaatgccaaaaataaTGGAGTGGCCCACTTCATGGAACACATGGCGTTTAAG ggAACTGGAAAACGAACGCAAAGCCAACTTGAGCTTGAAATTGAAGATTTGGGAGCTCAATTGAATGCTTACACCAGCAGAGAACAAACTGTATATTATTCCAAATGTTTGTCTAAAGATGTTTCTAAG GCAGTTGAAATCTTGGCAgatattgttcaaaatgccAAATTGGGAGAATCTGAAATTGAGAGAGAAAGAGGAGTGATATTACGTGAGATGCAAGAGGTGGAGTCTAACTTGCAAGAAGTTGTTTTTGATCATTTGCATTCAATTGCCTATCAGGGCACACCACTGGCCAATACcattttag GTCCCACTGCTAATATCCGATCAATTAATTCTTCTGATTTGAGAAACTACCTGGACAATCATTATAAGGCCAGTCGCATTGTTGTAGCTGGGGCTGGTGGCGTTTCCCACGAGGAGTTAGTCAAACTGGCTGAgttaaatttaggaaaattgg ATAATAATTGCACTGGTGAAGTCCCTACATTGACTCCATGTCGCTTTACTGGTTCTGAAGTCAGGGTTCGTGATGACACCCTGCCATTGGCCCACATTGCTCTTGCAGTTGAAGGAGCTGGTTGGTCAGACCCTGATACTTTGACTCTTATGGTTGCTTCAACTCTATTGGGAGCATGGGACAG atCTCAAGCTTCAGCAAAACAAAACGCGACCAACTTAGCCAGAGTTAGCGCTGAAGAAGACTTGTGTCACTCCTTCCAGAGCTTCAATACCTGCTACAAG GACACAGGTCTATGGGGCATCTACTTCGTCGCCGAGCCTCTGCGTATTGATGAAATGGTCTTTAATATTCAAGAAGAGTTCATGAGGATGTGCAACAGCGTGACTGACGGAGAAGTGGAGCGCGCCAAGGCTTTGTTGACAGCCAATACTTTGCTGCCATTGGATACATCCACTGCAGTGTGCGAGGATATCG GACGTCAGCTGTTGTGTTATGGAAGGCGCCTACCCCCTCATGAGTTGATTCATAGAATTAGCTGCATTTCTGCTCGTAACGTCAGGGATGTCATGTACAAATATTTGTATGACAG GTGTCCGGCGGTGGCAGCAGTAGGTCCAGTCGAA
- the pasi2 gene encoding uncharacterized protein pasi2: MYKKGDMPGTRSLTGTPSVYSHVTTRSSANLRSTRSLKSLKTPWYRKPLVQDAFFLDVQRASMIAAIFSLLLSIFTIISACFDLYCYAMAAPGSTHYGYYIISYEFVYVGSRHVRNTLVMFAVFSILLAIGVFITSIMLIVALRKEYEKKMLPWIYTFAIFTIFRFLAYLFFSIVNDMIFAYNVLMCLSWTIFLICSVYGWVLVYSLYVELTDLTKLEDIAHLRMGTMQSLNASTVPSLAGSRPTTPHSTVSTMPV; the protein is encoded by the exons ATGTACAAAAAAGGCGACATGCCAGGTACCAGGTCACTAACGGGAACCCCCAGTGTGTATTCACACGTAACCACTAGAAGTAGTGCTAACTTAAGAAGTACCAGAAGTctgaaatctttaaaaaccCCATGGTACCGAAAACCTCTGGTCCAAGATGCCTTTTTCCTTGATGTACAAAGGGCTTCAATGATTGCCGCGATATTTTCATTG CTATTATCAATATTCACAATCATCAGTGCATGTTTTGACCTGTACTGCTATGCAATGGCTGCACCAGGCAGTACACATTATGGCTACTACATCATATCATAtgaatttgtttatgttgGTTCAAGACATG TTCGCAACACGCTAGTAATGTTTGCAGTATTCTCAATATTGTTGGCTATAGGAGTTTTTATTACAAGTATAATGCTAATTGTAGCTCTACGAAag gaatatgaaaaaaagatGCTGCCTTGGATATATACCTTTGCAATCTTCACAATCTTCAGGTTTTTGGCTTACTTATTCTTCTCCATTGTAAATGACATGATTTTTGCCTACAATGTCCTGATGTGTCTTTCCTGgactatatttttaatttgttcagTGTATGGCTGGGTCCTGGTTTACTCTCTTTATGTGGAACTCACAGATCTTACCAAATTAGAGGACATAGCACATTTAAGG ATGGGCACCATGCAATCACTGAACGCCTCCACAGTCCCGTCTCTAGCGGGCTCCCGCCCTACAACCCCCCACAGCACAGTATCGACAATGCCAGTGTGA